The following DNA comes from Kiritimatiellales bacterium.
TGGATTGAAACGTATATTGAGGAAAATCATCTGGGCGAAGGTGATTCGCTGCCCAGTGAGCATACCATTATGGCGGAGAGCGGCGCCGGGCGTTCTTCAGTTCGTGAAACGCTATCCGCCTTGAAAATCTTAGGGATCATCCAGTCTCGCCAGAAAAGCGGCATTCGCATTATTCGCAATCCGATTACACTGGGTTTCCGGCACTATTTTTCTGATCAGTATGATGACCCTGAACAGTATGACGATATGGTGGAATTCCGAATGGCAATGGAGTGGGGCCTGGGAACGCTTATTTTTAAGCACATTAACGCCCCGACCATCAAGGCGCTTCAGTCTCTTGTTCAAGAAGTGGAGATGTTAAGCAATGCCACCCTGGAAGATATTACTCTGGCCGAGATTGAATTTCACCGAATTTTAATCACCGGGTGTGGAAACCGGCTGGCCGGATTGTTTGTCCATGTGTATGAACCGATTTTTAGAAACTGGTGGACCGTTAAAAATTTTGAGCAAGTTGATGATTACGGCAAAGCCTGGGTTCAACAGCATAAAGGCATTGTTGATGCGCTCATTCAGAAAAATGAAAAACTGTTCTTGAAACTGCTCAAAAAACATACCCGGCCGTACCTTTAAGAACCATTCAATTTTATATTGATAAACAATTTGAAAATAAAAAAAAAGATTGCGCACCGATTGAGTTTATGTCAGTCATAATAAAATACATGAAGCAAGAAATATTATCCGGCATTTCGAAGCTGACGCTAGGAACAGTGCAGTTCGGTTTGAATTACGGCATTGCCAATTCCGGCGGGCAGCCGGAATATCGGACATGCCGCGATATTGTAGCCGGTGCACTGGAAGCCGGAATCAACTGTT
Coding sequences within:
- a CDS encoding FCD domain-containing protein: MKAADQVLNWIETYIEENHLGEGDSLPSEHTIMAESGAGRSSVRETLSALKILGIIQSRQKSGIRIIRNPITLGFRHYFSDQYDDPEQYDDMVEFRMAMEWGLGTLIFKHINAPTIKALQSLVQEVEMLSNATLEDITLAEIEFHRILITGCGNRLAGLFVHVYEPIFRNWWTVKNFEQVDDYGKAWVQQHKGIVDALIQKNEKLFLKLLKKHTRPYL